A single Mustela lutreola isolate mMusLut2 chromosome X, mMusLut2.pri, whole genome shotgun sequence DNA region contains:
- the LOC131821878 gene encoding succinate--CoA ligase [ADP-forming] subunit beta, mitochondrial-like, translating to MFYSRLLATTALRSRGSRPALRSAAQVLGSSGFFNNHGLQIQQQQQRNLSLHEYMSMELLQEGGVSIPKGHVAKSPDEAYAVAKKLGSKDVVIKAQVLAGGRGKGTFESGLKGGVKIVFSPEEAKAVSSQIIGKKLFTKQTGEKGRICNQVLVCERRCPRREYYFAITMERSFQGPVLIGSSQGGVNIEDVAAETPEAIFKEPIDIVEGIKKEQAVRLAQKMGFPPNIVDSAAENMVKLYNLFLKYDATMVEINPVVEDSDGSVLCMDAKINFDSNSAYCQKKIFDLQDWTQEDEREEGAAKADLNYIGLDGNIGCIVNGAGLAMATMDIIKLHGGTPANFLDVGGGATVHQVTEAFKLITSDKKVLAILVNIFGVIWCDVIAQGIVMAVKDLEIKIPIVVRLQGTRVDDAKALIADSGLKILACDDLDEAAKMVVKLSEIVTLAKQAHVDVKFQLPI from the coding sequence ATGTTCTACAGCCGGTTATTGGCTACCACCGCCCTTCGGAGCCGCGGGTCCCGGCCTGCGCTTCGGTCCGCCGCCCAGGTTCTGGGAAGTTCTGGATTTTTTAACAACCATGGACTCCAAatacagcagcagcaacaaaggAATCTCTCACTACATGAATACATGAGTATGGAATTGTTGCAAGAAGGTGGTGTCTCCATTCCCAAAGGACATGTGGCAAAATCACCAGATGAAGCTTATGCAGTTGCCAAAAAATTAGGTTCAAAAGATGTTGTGATAAAGGCACAGGTTTTAGCTggtggaagaggaaaaggaacattTGAGAGTGGCCTCAAAGGAGGAGTGAAGATAGTTTTCTCTCCAGAAGAAGCAAAAGCTGTTTCCTCACAAATTATTGGGAAAAAGTTGTTTACCAAGCAAACAGGAGAAAAAGGCAGAATATGCAATCAAGTATTGGTTTGTGAGAGAAGATGTCCCCGGAGAGAATACTACTTTGCAATAACGATGGAAAGGTCATTTCAAGGTCCTGTATTAATAGGAAGTTCTCAAGGTGGTGTCAACATTGAAGATGTTGCTGCTGAGACTCCTGAGGCCATATTTAAAGAACCTATTGATATTGTAGAAGGCATCAAGAAGGAACAAGCTGTCCGGCTTGCACAGAAGATGGGATTTCCACCTAATATTGTGGATTCGGCGGCAGAAAATATGGTCAAGCTTTACAACCTTTTTCTGAAATACGATGCAACTATGGTAGAAATAAATCCAGTGGTAGAGGATTCAGATGGATCTGTGCTGTGCATGGATGCAAAGATCAACTTTGATTCTAATTCAGCTTATTGCCAGAAGAAAATCTTTGACTTACAGGATTGGACCCAGGAAGATGAAAGGGAGGAAGGTGCAGCTAAGGCAGATCTCAACTACATTGGCCTTGATGGAAATATAGGCTGTATAGTAAATGGTGCTGGTTTGGCAATGGCCACAATGGATATAATAAAACTTCACGGAGGGACTCCAGCGAACTTTCTTGATGTTGGTGGTGGTGCCACAGTCCATCAAGTAACAGAAGCATTTAAGCTTATCACTTCAGATAAAAAGGTACTGGCTATTCTGGTCAACATTTTTGGAGTCATATGGTGTGATGTTATTGCACAGGGTATAGTTATGGCAGTAAAggatttggaaattaaaataccTATTGTGGTTCGGTTACAAGGTACAAGAGTTGATGATGCTAAGGCACTGATAGCAGACAGTGGACTTAAAATTCTTGCTTGTGATGACTTGGATGAAGCTGCTAAAATGGTTGTAAAGCTCTCTGAAATAGTGACCTTAGCCAAGCAAGCCCATGTGGATGTGAAATTTCAGTTGCCAATCTGA